In one Alnus glutinosa chromosome 12, dhAlnGlut1.1, whole genome shotgun sequence genomic region, the following are encoded:
- the LOC133852543 gene encoding uncharacterized mitochondrial protein AtMg00860-like produces MSKAHQLFAKKSKCKFGCAEIDYLGHLISAKGVKADGKKLIAMVEWPRPKSLKALRGFLGLTRYYRKFVKGYGSIVAPLTDILKKNDFCWSERAKEAFIELKKAVTNPPVLILPDFGQPFLIECDAYRSSFDATIKTDSLFQPSSQGEIFVNLYL; encoded by the coding sequence ATGTCGAAGGCACATCAACTATTTGCCAAGAAGAGTAAATGCAAGTTTGGTTGTGCTGAGATCGATTACTTGGGGCATCTCATTTCAGCCAAAGGAGTCAAAGCTGATGGAAAGAAGTTGATTGCTATGGTGGAATGGCCTAGACCTAAGTCCTTAAAGGCTTTGCGGGGTTTCCTAGGTCTTACAAGGTACTACCGCAAATTTGTCAAGGGATATGGTTCCATTGTAGCTCCCTTAACAGATATATTAAAGAAGAATGATTTTTGTTGGAGTGAAAGGGCTAAAGAAGCTTTTATAGAGCTTAAAAAGGCTGTGACTAATCCTCCAGTACTCATTCTACCAGATTTTGGTCAACCTTTTCTGATTGAATGTGATGCGTATCGGAGCAGTTTTGATGCAACAATAAAGACCGATAGCCTTTTTCAGCCAAGCTCTCAAGGGGAGATTTTTGTCAATCTCTACCTATGA